The following proteins are encoded in a genomic region of Brachypodium distachyon strain Bd21 chromosome 1, Brachypodium_distachyon_v3.0, whole genome shotgun sequence:
- the LOC100844809 gene encoding uncharacterized protein LOC100844809: MRVHPAPRKRTIAVQRCAAAAADGAKKLRRLPHIFARVLELPFAADADVAVEEDAAALRFVAAADGFSPGGARAHAVQIHPGVTKVVVRGLSVAGAGEDDDDGAAAFELDRWRFRLPPCTRPTLATATYAEGELVVTVPKGAAPDESDGDGAHILGSAGADNVLLFV, encoded by the coding sequence ATGAGGGTCCATCCGGCCCCGCGGAAGCGCACCATCGCCGTGCagcgctgcgccgccgccgcggcggacgGCGCGAAGAAgctgcgccgcctcccgcACATCTTCGCCAGGGTGCTCGAGCTCCccttcgccgccgacgccgacgtcgccgtcgaggaggacgcggcggcgctccgcttcgtcgccgccgccgacggcttctcccccggcggcgcccgcgcccacgccgtcCAGATCCACCCCGGCGTCACCAAGGTCGTCGTGCGGGGCCTgtccgtcgccggcgccggcgaagacgacgacgacggcgccgcggcCTTCGAGCTCGACCGGTGGCGGTTCCGCCTCCCGCCCTGCACGCGCCCCACCTTGGCCACCGCCACCTACGCCGAGGGCGAGCTCGTTGTCACCGTGCCCAAGGGAGCCGCCCCTGACGAGAGCGACGGCGACGGAGCCCACATCCTTGGAAGCGCCGGCGCTGACAACGTCCTCCTGTTTGTATAg
- the LOC100845118 gene encoding folate-biopterin transporter 1, chloroplastic has translation MASGSSDGREPYDEEAAGSRRPLELGVRDSASASASDLRSGNIITRHQLGSTKTDTSKRYLEEWHKKQSSTDDVRKSKSGYFTAFGVDLSPDNMAVAIVYFVQGVLGLARLAVSFYLKDDLHLDPAETAVISGFSSLPWLIKPIYGFISDSIPLFGYRRRSYLILSGFLGALSWSLMATVVNSKYGAAFSILLGSLSVAFSDVVVDSMVVERARGESQSTSGSLQSLCWGSSAFGGIVSAYFSGSLVDTYGVRFVFGVTAFLPLMTSAVAVLVNEHRLTPGEHAISVSGSGFVETSTQHIRQLWTSVKQPNIFLPTLFIFFWQATPHSDSAMFFFTTNKLGFTPEFLGRVKLVTSIASLLGVGIYNYFLKAVHLRKIFLVTTIIGSALGMTQVLLVTGLNRQLGISDEWFSIGDSLIITVLGQAAFMPVLVLAAKLCPPGMEATLFATLMSISNAGSVTGGLVGAGLTKLFGVTRESFGNLPLLIIICNLSSLLPLPLLGLLPKETADSDDEETKHS, from the exons ATGGCCTCCGGAAGCTCGGATGGCCGCGAGCCGTACGACGAAGAGGCCGCCGGctcccgccgcccgctcgaGCTCGGCGTCCGCgactccgcctccgcctccgcctccgaccTCCGGTCTG GTAATATTATAACTAGACATCAGCTCGGCTCTACTAAAACTGATACAAGTAAGAGATACTTGGAGGAATGGCATAAGAAGCAGTCCAGTACAGATGATGTACGCAAGAGCAAGTCCGGATACTTCACGGCGTTCGGGGTGGATCTATCCCCTGATAATATGGCAGTTGCCATTGTATATTTTGTGCAAGGGGTTTTAGGCCTTGCCCGACTTGCTGTGAGCTTTTATTTAAAAGATGATCTTCACCTTGATCCAGCTGAG ACTGCAGTTATATCTGGTTTCTCATCCTTGCCCTGGTTGATCAAGCCCATCTATGGTTTTATCAG TGATTCCATTCCACTCTTTGGGTATCGAAGAAGGTCGTACCTTATTCTGTCAGGATTTCTTGGAGCACTTTCATGGAGTTTGATGGCTACAGTAGTTAATAGTAAATATGGTGCAGCATTCTCTATTCTTCTCGGATCACTTTCTGTAGCCTTCTCAGATGTT GTGGTAGATTCTATGGTAGTTGAGAGAGCTCGTGGCGAATCACAGAGTACATCTGGTTCTCTCCAGTCTCTATGTTGGGGATCCTCGGCATTTGGTGGAATTGTGAGCGCATATTTTAGTGGTTCACTTGTTGATACTTACGGAGTAAG ATTTGTCTTTGGTGTTACAGCATTTTTACCCCTGATGACATCTGCTGTTGCAGTTCTTGTAAATGAGCATCGTCTGACTCCTGGGGAACATGCTATCTCAGTCTCTGGTTCAGGATTCGTTGAGACCTCTACGCAGCACATCAGGCAGCTATGGACTTCAGTAAAACAACCTAACATTTTCTTGCCGACCTTGTTCATATTCTTCTGGCAAGCAACACCGCACTCAGATTCCGCCATGTTTTTCTTCAC CACAAATAAACTTGGATTCACTCCAGAGTTTCTAGGACGCGTAAAGCTTGTTACTTCCATCGCATCCTTGCTTGGTGTCGGAATTTATAACTATTTTCTGAAGGCAGTTCATCTGAGGAAAATATTTCTTGTGACAACCATCATAGGTTCAGCCCTTGGAATGACACAG GTTCTTCTTGTCACTGGGCTTAATAGGCAGCTTGGGATTAGTGATGAGTGGTTCTCCATTGGAGATTCATTAATCATCACAGTCCTTGGTCAG GCTGCATTTATGCCGGTCTTGGTATTAGCTGCAAAATTGTGCCCTCCGGGAATGGAAGCGACTCTGTTTGCCACTTTGATGTCCATTTCTAATGCTGGAAGTGTTACTGGTGGTCTGGTCGGTGCGGGTCTGACAAAGCTTTTTGGGGTCACTAGGGAAAGCTTCGGAAATCTACCTCTATTGATTATCATATGTAATCTCAGTTCCTTGCTGCCCCTGCCTCTTCTAGGTCTGCTTCCAAAGGAAACAGCAGattcagatgatgaagaaaCGAAACACAGCTGA
- the LOC106865690 gene encoding uncharacterized protein LOC106865690 isoform X2 produces MVGCPPPWMYGAGGYEHDPVSDGEEPSRNYLLVEIAGDEKQISAAEYLILDVSDDSSDDDDDAHPSPEHTDELPLRPMTPFRKACIDVLFVVGTLVMEADLVWVAVQSEGGNWLLRILAMLPAMALYLLIAELLYFASTRDLSGEFMAPPDE; encoded by the exons GGCTGTCCTCCGCCTTGGATGTACGGCGCGGGGGGCTACGAGCATGACCCCGTCAGCGACGGCGAAGAACCAAGCCGGAATTACCTGCTCGTCGAGATCGCCGGCGACGAGAAACAGATCAGCGCAGCAGAATACCTGATCCTCGACGTCTCCGACGACAGctcggacgacgacgacgacgctcaTCCATCCCCAGAGCACACCGACGAGCTGCCCCTCCGGCCCATGACTCCCTTCCGCAAGGCCTGCATCGAC GTGTTGTTCGTGGTGGGAACGTTGGTGATGGAGGCTGATCTTGTGTgggtggctgtccaatccgaGGGAGGCAACTGGCTCCTCAGGATTCTCGCGATGCTCCCGGCCATGGCTCTGTACCTGCTAATTGCGGAGTTACTGTATTTTGCTTCGACTAGGGATCTTTCGGGGGAATTCATGGCACCACCGGACGAGTGA
- the LOC106865690 gene encoding uncharacterized protein LOC106865690 isoform X1, with product MPYTPRGCPPPWMYGAGGYEHDPVSDGEEPSRNYLLVEIAGDEKQISAAEYLILDVSDDSSDDDDDAHPSPEHTDELPLRPMTPFRKACIDVLFVVGTLVMEADLVWVAVQSEGGNWLLRILAMLPAMALYLLIAELLYFASTRDLSGEFMAPPDE from the exons ATGCCATACACCCCGCGGGGCTGTCCTCCGCCTTGGATGTACGGCGCGGGGGGCTACGAGCATGACCCCGTCAGCGACGGCGAAGAACCAAGCCGGAATTACCTGCTCGTCGAGATCGCCGGCGACGAGAAACAGATCAGCGCAGCAGAATACCTGATCCTCGACGTCTCCGACGACAGctcggacgacgacgacgacgctcaTCCATCCCCAGAGCACACCGACGAGCTGCCCCTCCGGCCCATGACTCCCTTCCGCAAGGCCTGCATCGAC GTGTTGTTCGTGGTGGGAACGTTGGTGATGGAGGCTGATCTTGTGTgggtggctgtccaatccgaGGGAGGCAACTGGCTCCTCAGGATTCTCGCGATGCTCCCGGCCATGGCTCTGTACCTGCTAATTGCGGAGTTACTGTATTTTGCTTCGACTAGGGATCTTTCGGGGGAATTCATGGCACCACCGGACGAGTGA